One Bacillus amyloliquefaciens DSM 7 = ATCC 23350 DNA window includes the following coding sequences:
- the corA gene encoding magnesium/cobalt transporter CorA, with the protein MIHITAITTHNEILDNIPLSRTEQPDIAWYWIDFFGAEMHETELLRDYFHFHPLAIEDCFQHMQRPKIDHYDGYRFYVLHALNPDTLEMEEVDIFQSDRFIVSFHLHESPGISRVRERFFASPGLAKKGPGHITYMIMDQLVDEYFPVLYKIEDRLNEIEDSRTHKSYGTLMNEVFELRTDLLNLRRTIIPMRDLMYRILSLDHVKESRETKAYFSDIYDHLLKLAELIESNRDMTSDLRDSYVTLNSNRMNAIMMTLTIVSTIFIPLTFIAGVYGMNFDNMPELHWKYGYFIVLGVMAALVAAMLFWFARKGWFNIFK; encoded by the coding sequence ATGATACATATAACCGCAATCACAACACATAATGAGATATTAGATAATATCCCCCTATCACGTACAGAACAACCGGACATCGCATGGTACTGGATTGATTTTTTCGGAGCCGAGATGCATGAAACCGAGCTGCTGCGGGATTATTTCCATTTTCATCCGCTCGCGATTGAGGATTGCTTTCAGCACATGCAGCGGCCGAAAATCGACCATTATGACGGCTACCGTTTTTATGTGCTCCACGCCTTGAACCCGGACACACTGGAAATGGAAGAGGTGGACATTTTTCAGTCCGACCGTTTCATCGTCAGCTTCCATCTGCACGAATCGCCCGGCATCTCGAGAGTAAGAGAACGGTTTTTCGCTTCTCCGGGGTTAGCCAAAAAAGGGCCCGGACACATAACGTATATGATTATGGATCAGCTTGTCGATGAATATTTCCCTGTGCTGTACAAAATTGAAGACCGGCTGAATGAAATTGAAGACAGCAGAACACATAAATCTTACGGCACTTTAATGAATGAAGTGTTTGAATTGCGGACTGATCTTTTGAACCTGAGGCGGACGATCATTCCGATGCGCGATTTAATGTACCGGATTTTGAGTCTTGACCATGTAAAAGAAAGCCGTGAAACAAAAGCATATTTCAGCGATATTTACGACCACCTGTTAAAACTGGCTGAGCTGATCGAGTCAAACCGTGATATGACGTCAGATCTGCGGGACAGCTATGTGACGCTGAATTCAAACCGGATGAACGCCATCATGATGACGTTAACCATCGTCTCGACCATTTTTATTCCGCTCACATTCATCGCGGGAGTTTACGGCATGAATTTCGATAACATGCCTGAGCTTCATTGGAAATACGGGTATTTTATCGT
- a CDS encoding DNA-3-methyladenine glycosylase family protein: MWEETVSVTPPYHFDKVLERLSLDPLNAVDLTARSIKVPLRTRDGKLSVITVQAKGTAIDPVFLVSGETDREEMIERIKHIFQWEQPLQPVLDHFSKTNLSALFEEHAGTPLVLEYDVYNCLMKCIIHQQLNLSFAFTLTERFVHAFGEQKDGVWCYPEPKTIAALEYQDLRELQFSMRKAEYAIDLSRMIADGALNLAELPQLSDEDIMKKLITIRGIGPWTVQNVLMFGLGRPNLFPLADIGLQNAVKRRFALEDKPSKDLMLQVSREWAPYLSYASLYLWRSIE; the protein is encoded by the coding sequence ATGTGGGAGGAAACGGTTTCGGTCACGCCGCCGTATCATTTTGATAAAGTGCTTGAAAGGCTGTCACTCGATCCGCTGAATGCGGTCGATCTTACAGCAAGGTCAATTAAAGTTCCGCTCAGAACACGGGACGGCAAACTGTCGGTCATCACGGTTCAAGCGAAAGGCACCGCCATAGATCCGGTTTTCCTCGTCAGCGGCGAAACGGACCGCGAGGAGATGATTGAACGGATCAAACACATTTTTCAGTGGGAGCAGCCGCTTCAGCCTGTGCTTGATCATTTTTCAAAAACAAATCTGTCTGCGCTTTTTGAAGAGCATGCGGGAACCCCGCTCGTGCTGGAATACGATGTGTACAACTGTCTCATGAAATGCATCATCCACCAGCAGCTCAACCTGTCCTTCGCTTTTACCTTAACGGAACGGTTCGTCCATGCCTTCGGCGAACAAAAAGACGGCGTCTGGTGCTACCCCGAGCCGAAAACGATTGCGGCGCTTGAGTATCAGGACTTGCGGGAGCTTCAGTTCAGCATGAGAAAAGCGGAATATGCGATTGACCTTTCACGGATGATTGCAGACGGAGCGCTCAATCTTGCGGAACTTCCCCAGTTATCGGATGAAGACATTATGAAAAAGCTGATCACCATCAGAGGCATCGGGCCATGGACCGTCCAAAACGTCCTCATGTTCGGCCTCGGCCGCCCGAATCTGTTTCCTTTGGCAGATATCGGCCTGCAAAACGCCGTCAAACGCCGCTTCGCCCTTGAGGATAAACCGTCA